The Pigmentiphaga aceris DNA segment TTCCAAAAGCTTGTTAATTTTTGTACAACTGTACTGAATTCATGGTCAGTGAGGGTCCCATCCGGTCGGGGCATAAAGGCCTTCTTGAAAATTTGACGTGATGACACTGGGAGTTTATTTGATTTTAGCCATAGTTTGCCTCAGGTAGGCGTAATTAAAGGGGACGTGCAAGTCTTATTGACCGTGCTCTTGGTTCAATGCATTTTCCCACTCAAAGCTCGCGCCGCCGTAACAACCCTCTGTACAAACCCCTCTGGCATCCAATCAGAAAACAATCTGGAGATATGAGTCGCCCCCAGCGGTTCCCACGCGCACCTGTTCCACCAACTCTCGAATCCTCACCGGATCGGTAATCGTGAACCGCGTCATCGGCTTCAACAGCACCCTCGCCAAATATCGTCTACCTGCTCGGAAGATAAGTGCAAAATGATCACCCGCCCTCCGGACGAAGAGGGAACGGGCATGCGGCAGGAGTTGCTGGCGCTGACCGCACAGCAATTGAATTCAGCGGTGCAAGACGGCGCATTACAGGAGATCTGCCATGACTAAGCCCAAAGCAAAAAGCCGAATTCTGGATGCGATCCAAGAGACGGCTGGTGATCTGCACCGTTTGGGTTTCATCGAAAAGCGCAAGCAGGAAAAGCTGGAGGTGCTATGCCTCCCACCAATTCCGCCTTATAATCGCGCGCGAATCCGTGCGTTGCGCGAACGATTGCAGCTAAGCCAGACGGTGCTCGCATCGGTGCTCAACATAAGTCCGTCCACGTTACGTAAGTGGGAGATTGGCGAAAAGCACCCTAGCGGGGCTTCGCTGAAGCTGCTTGATCTGCTGGCGCGCAAGGGCTTGGAGGCAGTGCTTTGAATGATGCCGTGTCTTATTTGAAGTGCACGGGCGAGGTGCAAAAGGCGATTGGCCTCGACAAGAAGGCGCTTGCCGAGGCATCGCCGGCTTTGTCCCCGTTGGGGCATTGGTATGTCCACCGTTTTTCGGTGGGGCGGACGAAATTTTTCTTGTTCATGAGCGAGGTTTCTCTTCTTTCCTTCGTCCTCCAGAAGAGCAAAACGCCAGTCACAACCAAGACTTTGCCCACCCTGTTCCTGCTAGGGCTTAGCCAATTGCTGTCCATGAAAGGCATTGACGCCGCCACAATTGAAAAAACCGTGGCACCTTATCTTTCCGGTCGCTTTGCCAAAACCGATAGCCGCAAGACCTTGGGCTGCATGAACGATCTCGTGTTCCAGTACACGGCGATGGTGGAGCAGGGTGGTGGCGCGGCCTCTTGCGACCTGTCGGACGTCATCTGGCGGGCCAATGAAATACCGCAGCGGACGCTGGGGTGGGAGAAGTCTTGGGTGGTCACTCAGTCGCTTATCGAGGGTACAGACCCAGTCCTCAAGTCCGCTTCCAGATAAACGCCCGCGCCGCCGTAATCCTCATCGACCTTTGACTTTGTCAACAGTTTGCGGATCGTGGCCGGGTCCGTGATCCTGTATCGCGTAAAGACTTCAAAGATGAACGCGCAATAACATCGTCCATATGCTCGTCCGGGAAGTACGCCATGACGGCGCGCCTATCGGGTGCACAGAAGACCGGCATGCTACGGCCTAAAAGCTTCGCAAAGCACGGCTGCCGCTAGCTCTGCATACGCAGCGCATGAAACGATGTCCAGGTCGTCGAAGACGCTCAGGTCTGCAAAGCAGTACCTTGCGCTTGGATGCTCGCATGCAACGCATCTGGCGCTAGGTCGACCTCGCCCAGCCAAGTCACCGCGCCGTGATCAACGTAGACTTGCGCAAATATGCTGAGATCGCGCAGCATGGCAAAGACGCCCGCATCTTCTGAGCAAATCAAATCCTTCAAGTCAGCTACCCCACGAAGTCCGTCTTGAAAGACAACTTCAATTTTCCACGCTGACACCACTCTCACAGAAAGCACATGCCAGGGCGGTGGGTTCTTGCTCATGGCAACGGGCGAATCTTGCGCGGTGCCTGTCTCATCTCGCATAGCTTCCAATCCTCCATCAGTTCCGCCCGATGTTCTTGCGCCCATTCCAGTACAAGCGCATTGGCTCTGCGCGGCAACTGACCTTCGATCACGGTAAGCGTTCTGATGTCTATCAGCGCCTCTGCGTCAGCATACAGCGCGTGGAAATGAGGTGGTGCGTGATCCTGGAAGTACATCTTGATCAAAATTCCGTAGAACGCACTGATCGTCGGCATCGTTAACTGGTGAATTTTAGAGCTGCAGAATGCCCGCTCCATCACACATGAGCTTATTTGGCATGTCTGCGTGCTTCAACGCCGTTTGTAGCTTGATGTCCTAGGCAGATCGCATATGGTCGAGGTGAGCAGGGCGTGAATCGCTCACCCAAATCGCCAAACCTGCGATTTTAGTTCCGCTTCAAGCTAGTGCTTGCCCTGCCACCCGCCCATTCTCCACCCCGCCAGCTGCATCGCCGACACCCGCGCAAACAAACTCCGCAACGCCCGGTCATTGGCAGAATCCTCTGTCTTCCGCGTCATCATTCGACCCCAATCCGCTGCCAGCCATTTGCCCGAAGACGAATGGGAAACGCTGTACCGATGCGCTGACCGGCTGCTTTACGAGGCGAAGCGCAGTGGCCGGAACCCGGTGGTCCATGGTAGAAGCAGCCTTACCCCTATGACGATTTCGGAAGTTCCCACATGAGCATCATCCTCAAACAGCCCCTGACCGGTCCCGCCACATGGCGCGGTGCCGACCTGGTCAACGACACGTCCTGGATCAAGCACCTGTCAGCCGACATGATTGCCGAACTGGATGCGGCGCTGGCTGAAGTGAAGCGACGGGGCTTGTCGTTCCCGAATTTCTCTGCCGACGATTTCCCGATCCAGACGCTCAAGCCCTTGCTGGATGCCATCTCTGAAGAACTGGAGAACGGCCGCGGCTTTTCTTTGCTGCGTGGGTTGCCGGTGGAACGCTATAGCGACGATGAGATCCACATCATCAACTACGGCATTGGCCTGCACATGGGTGAACCGGTGCGGCAAAACGCCAAGGGTGATTTGCTGGGCTTGGTGCAGCACGTCGGCGACGTGACCAAGAAGGAAACGCGCGTCTATCAGACCAACCTGTACTTGCCGTATCACTCTGACCCGTCGGACGTGGTGGGCCTGCTGTGCGTGCGCAAGGCGAAGCAGGGCGGGGTCAGCAGTTTGATCAGCGTGGGGGCGATCTATAACGAGCTGCTGAAGAACAGCCCGGAATACTTGGGGCTTTACTACCGCCCGATGTTCTACGCCCACCTAGATCAGGACCTGCGCTCGCCGCTGTTCAGCTACCACGCGGGCAAGCTCAGCTGTCGCTATTTGCGGCAGTACATCGAGCTTGGGCACGAGCAGAACAATCGGCCCTTGTCGCAGGTCGAAGTGGAAGCGCTGGACGCGTTCGATGCCGCCATGCAGAAGCCGGAATTGCGGCTGGATATGATGCTGGAACCGGGTGACCTGCAGTTCGCCAATAATTATGCGGTGCTTCATTCGCGCAATGCGTTCGAGGATTTCGAGGAAGAAGACAAGCGCCGCAAGATGTATCGGCTGTGGTTGAAGATGCCGAATGCGCGCGCCTTGTCGCCGGAGTTTCCCGGGCGTAGTGGGTTCTCGGGCGTTGCTGCTGGCTGAATAAGCGCCAAATCATGCGAGAGCAAGCCTAGTGCTACCGCCGCCTTGCAATGGCTTGGTCGATTTCCGCAAAAGCGGCTCTAGGATGGGATCAAAGTTTGTGTTTCATTGCTGGGCAGCGACAACGCTGCCATTCAAGAGAAACACCGAGGACCATCATGTACTTGCCCGCCCACTTCGAAGAGAATCGCGTCGAAGAACTCCATCGCATCATTACCGAATTTCCATTTGGTGCGTTGGTGATGAACGGTCCGAATGGCTTGGATGCGAACCATTTTCCGTTCATGTTCGACGTGCAAGCGGGCGGGCAGGGCAAGTTGCTGGCGCACGTGGCACGCAACAATCCGGTCTGGCAGGACGCCTGTGATGGCGACGATGTGTTGGTGATCTTCCGGGCGGGCCAAGCGTATGTGTCGCCGAATTGGCTGCCCAGCAAGCATGAAGAGCATCGTCAGGTTCCCACCTGGAATTACCAGGTGGTGAACGTCCACGGCAAGATCACCATTCGGGACGATGCGCGTTTTCTGCGGGGCTTGCTGGCGCGGTTGACCCGCACGCACGAAGCGCGCATGGGTGAGGCCAAGCCCTGGAAGATGGGCGATGCCGACCCTGCATTCATCGATGGCCGGTTGGCTGAAATCGTCGGCATCGAGATCGACATCACGA contains these protein-coding regions:
- a CDS encoding helix-turn-helix domain-containing protein; its protein translation is MTKPKAKSRILDAIQETAGDLHRLGFIEKRKQEKLEVLCLPPIPPYNRARIRALRERLQLSQTVLASVLNISPSTLRKWEIGEKHPSGASLKLLDLLARKGLEAVL
- a CDS encoding DUF6933 domain-containing protein; its protein translation is MNDAVSYLKCTGEVQKAIGLDKKALAEASPALSPLGHWYVHRFSVGRTKFFLFMSEVSLLSFVLQKSKTPVTTKTLPTLFLLGLSQLLSMKGIDAATIEKTVAPYLSGRFAKTDSRKTLGCMNDLVFQYTAMVEQGGGAASCDLSDVIWRANEIPQRTLGWEKSWVVTQSLIEGTDPVLKSASR
- a CDS encoding DUF2442 domain-containing protein, producing MSKNPPPWHVLSVRVVSAWKIEVVFQDGLRGVADLKDLICSEDAGVFAMLRDLSIFAQVYVDHGAVTWLGEVDLAPDALHASIQAQGTALQT
- a CDS encoding DUF4160 domain-containing protein; translation: MPTISAFYGILIKMYFQDHAPPHFHALYADAEALIDIRTLTVIEGQLPRRANALVLEWAQEHRAELMEDWKLCEMRQAPRKIRPLP
- a CDS encoding TauD/TfdA family dioxygenase, with the translated sequence MSIILKQPLTGPATWRGADLVNDTSWIKHLSADMIAELDAALAEVKRRGLSFPNFSADDFPIQTLKPLLDAISEELENGRGFSLLRGLPVERYSDDEIHIINYGIGLHMGEPVRQNAKGDLLGLVQHVGDVTKKETRVYQTNLYLPYHSDPSDVVGLLCVRKAKQGGVSSLISVGAIYNELLKNSPEYLGLYYRPMFYAHLDQDLRSPLFSYHAGKLSCRYLRQYIELGHEQNNRPLSQVEVEALDAFDAAMQKPELRLDMMLEPGDLQFANNYAVLHSRNAFEDFEEEDKRRKMYRLWLKMPNARALSPEFPGRSGFSGVAAG
- a CDS encoding FMN-binding negative transcriptional regulator; translated protein: MYLPAHFEENRVEELHRIITEFPFGALVMNGPNGLDANHFPFMFDVQAGGQGKLLAHVARNNPVWQDACDGDDVLVIFRAGQAYVSPNWLPSKHEEHRQVPTWNYQVVNVHGKITIRDDARFLRGLLARLTRTHEARMGEAKPWKMGDADPAFIDGRLAEIVGIEIDITKIVGKSKLSQNKDARDRAGIVQALRARGEDDTANAMLNT